Genomic window (Lutra lutra chromosome 6, mLutLut1.2, whole genome shotgun sequence):
TCCCTGCTTCAACACTGCTAAATAATCATGACCAGCCTTTCATTCAGGAGCTCGTTGATGGTTTGTATCACACGGGAGCCAATGTCGAGAGTTTTTCCTCCTCTACCAGGCCCGGTCAGATGGAAATCTGTTTTTTGCCCGAATTTGGCATCAGTGCAGCTGATAATGCATTCACCCTCAGAACAGGTGTCAAAGAAGTTGCGAGGAAATATAATTACATCACCAGCTTTTTCATCGAGACCGGATTCTGCAATTCAGGAATTTTGTCTCACAGTCTCTGGGATGTCGGGGGGGAGAAAAATATGTTTTGCAGCAATTCTGGAGTCGAGGAGCTCACGATCACTGGGAAAAAATGGTTGGCAGGGCTCTTGAAGCACTCTGCTGCTCTCAGCTGCCTGATGGCTCCTGCTGTTAGCTGCCGGAAGCGTTATTCCAAGGAGAGTAAACACCTCAAGGAGAGTGTGCCTACGACATGGGGATACAATGACAACAGCTGTGCTTTTAATATCAAGTGTCACGGTGAGAAAGGCAGCCGGATAGAAAATAAACTGGGCTCCGCGACTGCAAATCCATACCTGGTGCTGGCGGCGACGGTTGCTGCGGGCTTGGATGGACTTCAAAGCAGTGATGGTGTCCTGGCCGGTCCCAATGACAGCACGGACTTCTGTCAGGCCAAATCTGCCAAGATCCCTTTGAAACTGGAAGACGCTCTTGTAGCACTGGAGGAAGATCAGTGTCTGAGACAGGCCCTGGGGGAAACTTTCATTCGCTATTTCGTTGCCATGAAAAAATATGagctggaaaatgaagaaacagatgctgagagaaataaattcttagaatattttatttagactAGAACCCTTAACTATTCTTTTGGAGATGTGTTTTTTAAGTAGCTGATCTTCCAGGAAGAAAAGATTGGATTTTTATAATCAACGGCAAAAGGACTACATAGGCTTTCGCTCTTTTTTGTCCCAATGGAATATTTGACCGATGAAGTGGGACTGCTGAGAGGATTCTGATAGTAGAAGCAAACAATAAAGTTGTGGTGCAGCTGTAATATGCAGATTTCCCAGGTCTTGTTGGTCAGTCATCGTTTCCGCTGTGTATGTTGACCTAGAGAGAAATACTCAGTTATTTCAGGCAACAGATACATTCATACaataaaaaagtcttaagaaTTACAAAGCAAAATGTAAATGACTGAAAAATAGAAGTTCAATTATACACATACATTGTGACTGCCAGGGAGACAAAAATGCTTACTCATACAGTTTCAGTAATCTAGATAAATAGAGCTCTGTTATCTGCCCTTTCCCCATCCTTCTGCCATTACCCCTCCCATTGGCTCACCTGCCAGGAATGTGGCTAGGGGAATACTCTTGGGAATGGAGCTTATGCAAGATGGAATAACAAGGAGGAAGCTCTGCTTTATGGAGCAAAACTTGCCAGAATCATTGGGATCTTTCTAAATAtgtaagttttcaaaaatatgtcaCGATGACAAGTGAGTGGAAGGTTTCCCAGTATATCCCTTCTTTGTACCCTTCTTTACTAGCTCCTGAAAAGTCCTGGGAAGTTCAAGCCTATGATGTCCACAAGAAACAAGtccataagaaataaaatttgatggAGAACAATGAGgtcaaatatttgaaagtcatgaaaatttttctttaaacaatagCTCATATAGAACCCCAGATATAAAACACAGGTGGAATGGGTGTGTGCTGGGGGATACGTGGGCTCTTCATGCTTTGTTCTGTTCTTCAAAGCTA
Coding sequences:
- the LGSN gene encoding lengsin isoform X4 — translated: MSKLRRTRKKVTKHVFSTEIGEMDISNSKERIRNQMVCHKLEDVSKPVVGAGSADSYLPQDDKDSENQTTGIKPSPLKTSASAPCHEFNTNSNHTDNTRDGTQIPTTPHLSSRMKHIKQEMAKNHLQFVRFEATDLHGVSRSKSIPAHFFQEKVIHGVCMPRGYLELIPNPKDDEVDHIRATCFNSDIVLMPELSTFRVLPWAERTARVICDTFTVTGEPLLTSPRYIAKRQLTQLQDAGFSLLSAFIYDFCIFAVPEIINSKTISFPASTLLNNHDQPFIQELVDGLYHTGANVESFSSSTRPGQMEICFLPEFGISAADNAFTLRTGVKEVARKYNYITSFFIETGFCNSGILSHSLWDVGGEKNMFCSNSGVEELTITGKKWLAGLLKHSAALSCLMAPAVSCRKRYSKESKHLKESVPTTWGYNDNSCAFNIKCHGEKGSRIENKLGSATANPYLVLAATVAAGLDGLQSSDGVLAGPNDSTDFCQAKSAKIPLKLEDALVALEEDQCLRQALGETFIRYFVAMKKYELENEETDAERNKFLEYFI